CTGTTgatggaggagcagctgctgaaggcTTGCAGGGGGTTGCCCGAGCGCTCGAAGGGCGACCAGATGGTGGTGGTGGGCGTGGTGAGGTCGAGGGCCAAGAAGTCGAAGCCGAAGTCGCACTCGTCGGAGcccagcggggccgggggctcgCTGAAGGTGCTGTAGGGgctggtggggctggcagcCGCCACGCGCCCGCTGTAGAAGGACTCGGTGGAGccgctgcccagggagctgagGCTGTCGTTGCGCAGCGCGGCCGAGGGGcgctgggcagggtggggggcCTTGGCCCAcggggcggccgcgccgcccTGCAGGTCGAGGCAGACGTCGGTGCCGTTGGAGTGGAAGTCGTTGTCGGCGTTGACGTCGATGAAGGAGCCTGTCCTCATGGTGATGTGCGCCTCGATCTCCTCCCGCGCCCGGTCCACGTTCTCGGGCATGCCCGTCACCTCGAACACGGGCTCCTTGTCCCGGCTGGGCGTCACGATGTACGTGTGCGTCTGCTGCTGGATGCGCTTGATGGTGGCTCCCTTGGGTCCCACCACCAGCCCCACCACGCGGTAGGGGACCCTCACCTGGATGGTGGTCTGGCCTGGCAGGTTGGGGGGCCCCTGCATGGCCCCCGTCAGCCCGTTGACTTTGTTGCGCGTGGCCCGGATCATGGAGAAGTGCTCGGCGGCTGAGAGGATCTCCCGCTTGGCCATCTCCACATCCTCCTTCCTGCCAGTGACGATGAACACGGGCTCCTCGCCCCTGACCGGTGTCTTGATGTACGTGTTGGTCTTGGCGCGCAGGGCTTTGATTTTGCAGCCTGCAGGGCAAGgacaagggggaaaaatgacACATCAACGCTGGGCCTCACAGTGACCCTCTGCTCacccaggatggggacacaaTGGACCAGCAGAAACCAGCAGGAACCAGCAGGAACCAGCAGGTCCCTCTggctctgcacctgcagcatGGACACCCTTGGAAAGAGGGGTCCCTCCTGCCTCCAAGGCTGAGTGGGGCTCATGGCTCAGTGCTGGGGGGCTGCCCTGGCTTCTCCTGGCTTCTGGCACTGCTCTGACCCTCAGGGGTTGGGGATCAGCAGGATGCAGCCTGCAGCCTTGCtccacagggctgggacaggcatGGGCAGAGGTGTCAGGGCAGGCAGCTATGGGGCACCATCAGGGCCACTGAGCAGGTGAGAAGCTGGATTCACTCCAGAGGTGTTTAAGGaggtacaaagaaaaaaaagatgccaagatgaaaaagaaggaaaaggctgtTTGGATCTTGCAGGAACACTGACACCTCTGAGCCAGCAGCTGAACCTGAGGAACAGCCCTGGATGCACTCCTGGAGGGACAGGGGAGCTGGACCTTCCCCAGGTGCGGGACACAGCtattcccccccccaccctgtCCCACAGGAGGGATcccctgtgcctgggctggggcaggggtgCTCCCAGGGCTCCTGCTCTCCGTTCTGGAAAGTCCTGCTTCCCCTGCAGGAGGAACATGAttcagcaggcagagctgcccacgGCTGGCTGTGGGATTGCGAgatggggctgcagctctgccctggccccaTAGAGCCCTGGGCACggcccagctgggctctggctgtggGTCCTGGCAGCATCGTCCAGCCAAAGGCTCCCGCTCTCCTCAGGGGCTGCAAAAGGCTCCAGCTCTCCTCCAGGGCCACTTTGCTCTGCTCCACTGAGGAGCAGTCTGtgcctgccagcccagccccactccctgcACCCCCAGTCCTAATTGCATCCACTCTTCATTAAGTCCCCGTGAACCAGGCACAGCACAACCGAGCTGAGCTCAGTGACCACTGGCACACAGCAGTGAGTgaccccctctgtcccctcccag
This sequence is a window from Vidua macroura isolate BioBank_ID:100142 chromosome 26, ASM2450914v1, whole genome shotgun sequence. Protein-coding genes within it:
- the MEX3D gene encoding RNA-binding protein MEX3D isoform X2, which translates into the protein MEVVAEGSACTSESWHWLHTVSRGEEPSLPAPLFSVWRRSQGCKIKALRAKTNTYIKTPVRGEEPVFIVTGRKEDVEMAKREILSAAEHFSMIRATRNKVNGLTGAMQGPPNLPGQTTIQVRVPYRVVGLVVGPKGATIKRIQQQTHTYIVTPSRDKEPVFEVTGMPENVDRAREEIEAHITMRTGSFIDVNADNDFHSNGTDVCLDLQGGAAAPWAKAPHPAQRPSAALRNDSLSSLGSGSTESFYSGRVAAASPTSPYSTFSEPPAPLGSDECDFGFDFLALDLTTPTTTIWSPFERSGNPLQAFSSCSSINSSQRRNSGPATPRHSPTLPESGAAGLEHPSARRIPSDPAGALAWLPAQGSLSSFSNSTGYSSSSSLPGSISAASGSPTDSSSSDGHRKSSRECMVCLESEVMAALVPCGHNLFCMECALRICGRAQPQCPACHVPATQAIHIFS